A single Metarhizium brunneum chromosome 5, complete sequence DNA region contains:
- the mdr2 gene encoding ABC multidrug transporter mdr2, whose translation MGEIQEEPRDEDEDGFKKSDKAAKAAEVDLSARLSKEGKSQSKAGFGEIWRLIKVARPEIRWLGLAFCFLVISSSVTMSIPFSVGRILDLATKGDVDDIRLFGLTLNQFFIGLGAILTLGAMANFGRVILLRIVGERVVARLRSQLYRRTYVQDAEFFDANRVGDLISRLSSDTVIVGKSVTQNLSDGLRALFSGGAGFAIMVWTSPKLTGLLLLMFPPIAVGAVIYGRAIRNISRTIQKNLGTLTKIAEERLGNVKTSQAFVGEVQEVGRYNKQIRRIFALGKRESLIAATFFASTGWAGNMTILAMLIVGGSFVRSGAMSLGDLTSFMMYTAFAGSSLFGLSGFYSELMKGVGAASRLFELQDRRPGIHQTVGVRVKSAQGPIKFSDVSFAYPTRPAVKIFNGLNFEIPSGSNVCVVGPSGGGKSTVASLLLRFYNPTSGSITINGVDVSTMNVKSLRRRIGMVSQEPVLFSGTIAENIAYGKPNASRMEIIAAARRANCNFISDLPDGLETQVGARGSQLSGGQKQRIAIARALLKDPDILILDEATSALDAESETLVNEALAGLLRGHSTTISIAHRLSTIKRSDQIIVLNNEGKVAEIGSYTQLAADKHSAFSKLMEWQMSGGEIPEKRSSNSGPGITEAEEIEEDLAREEDFHEDPEKEHKDQEREEKEERQRQ comes from the coding sequence ATGGGCGAAATTCAAGAGGAACCtcgcgacgaggacgaggacggtTTCAAAAAAAGtgacaaggcggccaaggctgctgagGTCGATTTATCAGCGAGACTGTCCAAAGAAGGGAAGTCTCAAAGCAAAGCTGGGTTTGGGGAGATATGGAGGCTCATAAAAGTTGCCCGACCGGAGATCCGATGGCTTGGGCTAGCCTTCTGTTTCCTCGTGATATCTTCTAGTGTCACAATGTCCATTCCCTTCTCTGTGGGCCGCATCTTGGATCTTGCCACAAAgggtgatgttgatgataTACGCCTGTTTGGCCTTACTCTGAATCAGTTCTTTATCGGCCTTGGTGCCATCCTTACCTTAGGCGCGATGGCGAATTTTGGCAGGGTTATTCTGCTCCGAATCGTTGGTGAGCGGGTCGTTGCCAGATTGCGATCGCAGCTGTACAGGCGGACATACGTGCAGGATGCGGAATTCTTTGATGCGAACCGAGTCGGAGATCTCATATCACGGCTCAGCTCGGACACTGTCATTGTCGGCAAGTCGGTAACGCAAAATCTGAGCGACGGCCTCCGAGCATTGTTTAGCGGTGGCGCTggcttcgccatcatggtctGGACAAGCCCCAAGCTGACTGGGTTACTTCTTCTAATGTTTCCGCCCATAGCAGTAGGCGCCGTCATTTACGGTCGTGCAATTCGGAATATTAGCAGGACAATCCAAAAGAACTTGGGTACTCTCACCAAAATCGCTGAAGAGCGTCTTGGAAATGTTAAAACAAGCCAAGCCTTTGTCGGCGAAGTTCAAGAGGTTGGCCGTTACAACAAACAAATCAGAAGAATATTCGCCCTTGGGAAAAGAGAGTCTCTCATCGCAGCCACTTTTTTCGCTTCAACCGGTTGGGCTGGCAACATGACCatcctggccatgttgattgTTGGAGGCAGCTTTGTTCGTTCGGGCGCCATGTCTCTAGGCGACCTTACCTCGTTCATGATGTACACTGCTTTCGCTGGCTCAAGTCTATTTGGACTTTCAGGATTCTATTCAGAACTCATGAAGGGAGTTGGAGCGGCGAGCAGGCTTTTCGAGCTCCAGGATCGTCGTCCCGGTATTCATCAAACGGTTGGTGTTCGAGTCAAGTCTGCACAAGGCCCCATCAAGTTCAGTGATGTTAGCTTCGCCTACCCAACGCGACCAGCAGTCAAGATCTTCAACGGATTGAACTTTGAGATTCCATCAGGGAGCAACGTCTGTGTGGTAGGGCCTTCAGGCGGTGGTAAATCTACGGTTGCTTCGCTACTGCTCAGATTTTATAATCCAACGTCTGGGTCAATCACCATCAACGGAGTCGACGTATCAACCATGAATGTCAAATCTTTAAGACGGCGGATTGGGATGGTGTCACAGGAACCGGTACTGTTTTCTGGCACGATTGCTGAGAATATTGCATATGGCAAGCCGAATGCAAGCCGAATGGAGATTATTGCAGCCGCACGAAGAGCCAATTGCAACTTTATCAGCGACCTTCCCGATGGCTTGGAAACCCAAGTGGGGGCTAGAGGATCACAATTGTCTGGTGGACAAAAGCAGCGTATTGCAATTGCTCGAGCATTGCTCAAGGACCCGGATATCCTTATTCTTGATGAAGCTACTTCGGCTTTAGACGCAGAGTCAGAGACGCTCGTTAATGAAGCTCTAGCCGGACTGTTGCGTGGTCACAGCACAACTATATCCATTGCACATCGACTGTCGACAATTAAGAGATCTGACCAAATCATTGTTCTCAATAACGAAGGCAAGGTGGCAGAGATTGGAAGCTACACCCAACTTGCCGCAGATAAGCATAGCGCATTTAGCAAATTGATGGAATGGCAAATGAGCGGCGGCGAGATTCCAGAGAAGCGATCATCTAATTCTGGCCCAGGGATCACTGAGGCAGAGGAAATAGAGGAAGACCTAGCACGCGAAGAAGACTTTCATGAAGATCCGGAAAAGGAGCACAAAGACCAAGAacgagaagagaaagaggagCGCCAACGTCAGTAA